Proteins encoded in a region of the Bacteroidales bacterium genome:
- the alr gene encoding alanine racemase yields the protein KGSRDFHFEKISHELEEKMHQTVLEIDLDALVHNLNHFRSLLQHNTRLMVMVKAFSYGSGTYEIANLLQYQRVDYLGVAFADEGVTLREAGIALPIIVMNPEEDGFRMMIDYELEPEIYHFHVLEQFNRVVSATGKEEYPVHIKLDTGMNRLGFRDVEVGELISHLKQAKHLRVHSIFSHLAASDEAEQDAFSHEQIGLFDELSTRISREMGHPVIRHILNSAGIERFPDAQFDMVRLGIGLYGIGATGQDKLRNISTFKSTVTQVKEVKKGGTIGYGRSARAEHDLKIAVIPVGYADGFNRALSNGVGRLYINGFYVPVIGSICMDMCMADITGCDIKEGDEVIVFGDEIPVGELADKLNTIPYEIFTGISERVKRVYFQE from the coding sequence AAAGGCTCAAGGGATTTCCATTTTGAGAAGATCTCCCATGAACTGGAAGAAAAGATGCACCAAACCGTGCTGGAGATCGACCTGGATGCCCTGGTGCACAATCTGAACCATTTTCGTTCCCTGCTCCAACACAATACGCGCCTGATGGTGATGGTCAAAGCCTTTTCCTATGGCAGCGGTACCTATGAGATTGCCAATCTTCTTCAATATCAAAGAGTGGATTACCTGGGAGTGGCTTTTGCCGATGAAGGGGTAACTTTGCGGGAAGCAGGTATAGCTCTGCCCATTATCGTCATGAACCCTGAAGAAGATGGTTTCAGAATGATGATCGATTATGAGCTGGAGCCCGAGATTTATCATTTTCATGTGCTGGAGCAGTTTAACAGAGTGGTATCTGCCACCGGCAAAGAGGAGTACCCCGTGCATATCAAGCTGGATACCGGCATGAACAGGCTTGGGTTCAGGGACGTGGAGGTCGGTGAGCTGATAAGCCACCTGAAGCAAGCCAAACATCTGCGGGTCCATTCGATCTTCTCTCATCTTGCAGCCAGTGATGAGGCGGAGCAGGATGCCTTCAGCCATGAGCAGATAGGCCTGTTCGATGAGCTGAGTACTAGGATATCCCGGGAAATGGGCCATCCGGTTATACGCCATATACTGAATTCGGCAGGCATTGAACGATTCCCGGATGCACAGTTTGATATGGTGCGACTGGGCATTGGCCTCTATGGTATTGGAGCGACCGGCCAGGATAAACTGCGCAACATTTCCACATTTAAGAGCACAGTAACCCAGGTCAAAGAAGTGAAGAAAGGCGGAACCATCGGATATGGCCGCTCGGCAAGGGCTGAGCATGACCTGAAGATCGCTGTCATACCGGTTGGTTATGCCGATGGCTTTAACCGGGCTCTGAGCAATGGGGTCGGGCGTCTGTACATCAATGGCTTTTATGTACCCGTTATCGGCAGCATTTGTATGGATATGTGCATGGCAGATATCACAGGATGCGACATTAAGGAGGGCGATGAAGTGATCGTTTTTGGGGATGAGATCCCGGTGGGGGAACTGGCCGATAAACTCAATACCATTCCCTACGAAATTTTTACAGGCATCTCCGAAAGAGTCAAACGCGTATACTTTCAAGAATGA
- the gap gene encoding type I glyceraldehyde-3-phosphate dehydrogenase → MAKLKLAINGFGRIGRSVFRIAAERENVDIVGINDITDTKTLAHLLKYDSNYGRFNGTVEQQDEYLVVNGKKVKVSAEKNPAQIPWDETPDVVVESTGVFRKREDKKGGYGDHLKNGAKKVLLTVPAKDEIDRMIVLGVNDNDLKPEDECVSNASCTTNCLAPVVKVLNDEFGIEHGLMTTIHSYTADQNLQDAPHKDLRRARAAALSQIPTTTGAAGAAGKVIPDLKGKLDGKAVRVPTPTGSLVDFTAHLKKDVTIEEVNEAMKKYAEGEMKGILGYTEDPIVSADIVGDPRSSIFDAQSTMVMAGHMVKVVSWYDNEWGYSERVVDLAEKLIQ, encoded by the coding sequence ATGGCTAAACTCAAACTTGCCATCAACGGCTTTGGTAGAATTGGCAGAAGCGTATTCAGAATTGCTGCCGAGAGAGAAAATGTAGACATTGTAGGTATTAATGACATTACCGATACAAAGACTTTGGCCCATTTGTTGAAGTACGATTCCAACTATGGCAGATTTAACGGAACTGTTGAACAGCAGGATGAATATCTGGTGGTCAATGGTAAAAAGGTAAAGGTCAGCGCTGAAAAGAATCCTGCCCAAATACCATGGGACGAGACACCCGACGTGGTGGTTGAATCTACCGGCGTATTCCGTAAGCGGGAAGACAAGAAAGGTGGATATGGCGATCACCTGAAGAATGGCGCCAAGAAGGTTCTGCTCACTGTTCCTGCCAAGGATGAGATCGACCGGATGATTGTGCTGGGTGTAAACGACAATGACCTGAAGCCTGAAGACGAGTGTGTCTCCAACGCTTCCTGCACCACCAACTGTCTGGCTCCTGTAGTGAAAGTGCTCAACGATGAGTTTGGCATCGAGCATGGCTTGATGACCACCATCCACTCTTACACCGCCGACCAGAATCTGCAGGATGCCCCGCACAAGGATCTGAGAAGAGCACGTGCTGCCGCACTCTCGCAAATCCCAACTACTACTGGAGCTGCCGGTGCCGCAGGAAAAGTGATTCCCGATCTCAAAGGCAAACTCGATGGCAAGGCTGTACGTGTTCCCACCCCTACAGGATCGCTGGTTGATTTTACGGCCCACCTGAAGAAGGATGTGACCATCGAGGAAGTGAATGAAGCCATGAAGAAGTATGCTGAAGGCGAGATGAAAGGTATCCTCGGATATACAGAAGATCCGATTGTGTCGGCTGACATTGTGGGTGATCCCCGTTCTTCCATCTTCGATGCCCAGAGCACTATGGTTATGGCAGGTCACATGGTAAAAGTTGTTTCCTGGTATGACAATGAATGGGGCTATTCGGAGCGCGTAGTAGACCTGGCTGAAAAGTTGATCCAATAA
- a CDS encoding SpoIIE family protein phosphatase: RDSLSRYLRLFDNIQDISLNSDNHLWIIADNQVYRINLNDGLPDQTGFKVFFASIRSGKKYYVQQQNMEIEKENIPLVFRIAAPQYIRKNSTQYQYRIEGLMNDWSKWSPDPTIRIFTQKGEYTVRVRARNLWGQVSETGRINYHVPPPFTETRLFYGILAVSISGLFFMVIKLHEKKLRHDKRLLEEAVKERTATIEEQKSEITTQRDAILEQKNTIEQKNMEITGSIEYARRIQTALMPKEEQFSQAFSDHFILFKPRSIVSGDFYWIHTLGKRIYVTAADCTGHGVPGAFMSMLGISSLNEIVSNHQGTPENAAMILNRLRETVKNSLHQTGKRDLTKDGMDISFCVIDLENGLVDFAGAFNPLYVFRDGVFEKFSGDRMPVGIYHTEKSSFTNHRLEIKSGDTLYLFSDGYVDQLGGPDHKKFKPINFIHLLRDIQHLPMDRQKLMLEEQFKKWKGDNFQVDDVIVLGIKI; encoded by the coding sequence ATGATGGCTTACCGGATCAAACCGGTTTTAAAGTCTTTTTTGCCTCCATACGCTCAGGCAAGAAATACTATGTCCAGCAGCAGAATATGGAGATAGAAAAAGAAAACATCCCACTGGTCTTCCGCATTGCTGCCCCCCAATACATCAGGAAAAATTCCACTCAATATCAATACAGGATCGAGGGATTAATGAATGACTGGTCGAAATGGTCACCTGACCCCACCATCCGGATATTTACCCAGAAAGGCGAGTATACTGTACGGGTCCGGGCCCGTAATCTTTGGGGACAGGTAAGCGAAACCGGAAGGATCAATTACCATGTGCCTCCTCCATTTACAGAGACCCGCCTTTTCTACGGCATATTGGCTGTGTCGATCAGCGGGTTGTTTTTCATGGTCATCAAACTACACGAAAAAAAACTGCGGCACGACAAGCGTTTGCTGGAAGAGGCCGTAAAGGAACGGACCGCCACCATCGAAGAGCAGAAAAGTGAGATCACCACCCAGCGGGATGCCATTCTCGAACAAAAAAATACCATTGAGCAAAAAAATATGGAGATAACAGGTAGCATTGAATATGCCCGGCGCATACAAACCGCACTGATGCCCAAAGAAGAACAATTCAGCCAGGCATTCTCCGACCATTTTATACTCTTTAAGCCCCGTTCCATTGTCAGCGGTGATTTTTACTGGATTCACACCCTTGGGAAACGGATCTACGTGACGGCAGCAGATTGCACGGGGCATGGGGTTCCCGGGGCTTTCATGAGCATGCTCGGCATCTCTTCTCTTAATGAAATTGTTAGCAATCACCAGGGCACACCTGAAAACGCAGCCATGATATTAAACCGGTTGCGCGAGACGGTTAAAAATTCCCTGCACCAAACCGGCAAGCGTGACCTTACCAAAGATGGAATGGATATATCCTTTTGCGTGATCGATCTGGAGAATGGACTGGTAGATTTTGCCGGAGCTTTCAATCCTTTGTATGTCTTTCGCGACGGTGTGTTCGAAAAATTCAGCGGTGACCGCATGCCTGTGGGCATCTATCATACGGAAAAATCCTCTTTCACCAACCACCGGCTTGAAATCAAATCCGGCGATACCCTCTATCTCTTCTCAGACGGATACGTAGATCAACTGGGTGGGCCCGATCACAAAAAATTCAAGCCCATCAATTTTATACACCTGCTCAGAGACATCCAGCACCTGCCCATGGACAGGCAGAAACTAATGCTTGAAGAGCAGTTTAAAAAATGGAAGGGCGATAATTTTCAGGTGGATGACGTGATTGTCCTGGGTATAAAAATATGA